From a single Apium graveolens cultivar Ventura chromosome 2, ASM990537v1, whole genome shotgun sequence genomic region:
- the LOC141687487 gene encoding uncharacterized protein LOC141687487, with amino-acid sequence MGQEGDKGTHSWVKQQDTTIKVTIDAAIFSDHNAFGIGTVARNSTGVLIIAGSASFKEHVRAEYAKAVAIREALGWIKERNWPEVIVESDCLVVTQTINSNAKMISPFGRVIQECRGMLSELNTIRVLFIRISANRAVHLMVRESYSFPD; translated from the exons ATGGGTCAAGAGGGAG ATAAAGGAACTCATTCTTGGGTCAAACAGCAGGATACAACAATCAAAGTAACAATTGACGCTGCTATTTTTAGTGATCACAATGCTTTTGGCATTGGTACAGTGGCTAGAAATTCTACAGGAGTTTTAATAATTGCCGGATCTGCAAGTTTCAAAGAACATGTTCGAGCGGAGTATGCAAAGGCAGTTGCAATCAGAGAAGCACTCGGTTGGATAAAAGAAAGAAATTGGCCAGAGGTGATTGTTGAGTCGGACTGTTTGGTGGTGACACAGACAATCAATAGTAATGCTAAAATGATCTCTCCGTTTGGGCGAGTCATTCAAGAATGTAGAGGCATGCTGAGTGAATTAAACACAATTCGAGTGTTATTTATCCGAATATCTGCTAATAGGGCTGTCCACCTAATGGTTAGGGAGTCATATTCATTTCCGGACTGA